The Leclercia sp. S52 genome has a segment encoding these proteins:
- the matP gene encoding macrodomain Ter protein MatP, with product MKYQQLENLESGWKWKYLVKKHREGELITCYLEASAAKEAVDLLLTLENEPILVNGWIDKHINPALLNRMKQTIRARRKRHFNAEHQHTRKKSIDLEFMVWQRLAGLAQRRGKTLSETIVQLIEDAEHKEKYASQMSTLKTDLQALLSGKK from the coding sequence ATGAAATACCAACAACTGGAAAATCTCGAAAGCGGCTGGAAATGGAAGTATCTGGTCAAAAAACACCGTGAAGGGGAATTGATCACGTGCTACCTCGAAGCCAGTGCTGCAAAAGAAGCTGTAGATTTATTGCTGACCCTCGAAAACGAACCCATTCTGGTCAACGGCTGGATAGATAAACACATCAATCCGGCGCTACTGAACCGCATGAAGCAGACCATCCGCGCGCGGCGAAAACGGCATTTTAATGCTGAGCACCAGCATACCCGGAAGAAGTCGATCGATCTGGAGTTTATGGTCTGGCAACGTCTGGCCGGGCTTGCCCAGCGCCGCGGAAAAACCTTGTCAGAGACCATCGTGCAGCTGATTGAAGATGCGGAACATAAAGAGAAGTACGCCAGTCAGATGTCCACCCTGAAAACCGATTTGCAGGCGCTGCTTTCCGGTAAGAAGTAG
- a CDS encoding TfoX/Sxy family DNA transformation protein yields MKKLSYERIYQSTKYLSSLGDVEHRALFGGYTLAVDDAVFAMVSEGELYLRACEESAQYCVKNASSYLTLVKRGRAVLLNYYRVDEALWQDRDKLLQLSSFALEAARRERRERYKRDRLKDLPNLTFQLEILLNEAGISNEEALRTLGAEKCWLKIRELNKHLSYKVLFALEGAIVGLHEAALPENRRRELVEWYKRLPVDNSTHSGS; encoded by the coding sequence ATGAAAAAGTTATCCTATGAGCGGATCTATCAATCTACGAAATATCTTTCATCACTCGGTGATGTTGAGCATCGGGCCCTGTTCGGCGGATACACCCTGGCGGTGGATGATGCGGTCTTTGCGATGGTCTCAGAGGGGGAGTTATACCTGCGCGCCTGTGAAGAGAGCGCACAGTACTGCGTCAAAAATGCCTCCTCTTACTTAACGCTGGTGAAGCGGGGGCGCGCGGTATTGCTGAACTATTACCGTGTCGATGAGGCGCTCTGGCAGGATCGGGATAAGCTCCTGCAGCTCTCCTCATTTGCCCTCGAAGCCGCGCGGCGGGAGCGCCGCGAGCGGTACAAGCGCGACAGGCTGAAAGATTTACCCAATCTCACCTTTCAGCTTGAGATCCTGCTAAACGAGGCGGGCATCAGCAACGAAGAGGCGTTACGCACCCTCGGCGCCGAGAAGTGCTGGCTGAAGATCAGGGAACTTAACAAGCACCTGAGCTACAAGGTGCTGTTTGCGCTGGAAGGGGCAATCGTCGGTCTGCACGAGGCGGCGCTCCCGGAGAACAGACGCCGGGAGCTGGTGGAGTGGTACAAAAGGCTGCCGGTGGATAACAGCACTCACTCTGGCAGTTGA
- the ompA gene encoding porin OmpA — translation MKKTAIAIAVALAGFATVAQAAPKDNTWYAGAKLGWSQFHDTGWYNDALNNDGPTHESQLGAGAFGGYQVNPYVGFEMGYDWLGRMPYKGDNVNGAFKAQGVQLTAKLGYPVNDAVDIYTRLGGMVWRADSSNSIAGDDHDTGVSPVFAGGVEWAMTRDVATRLEYQWVNNIGDGNTVGVRPDNGMLSVGVSYRFGQQEEAAPIVAPAPAPAPEVQTKHFTLKSDVLFNFNKATLKPEGQQALDQLYTQLSNLDPKDGSVVVLGYTDRIGSDAYNQGLSEKRAQSVVDYLISKGIPANKISPRGMGESNPVTGSTCDNVKARAALIDCLAPDRRVEIEVKGIKDVVTQPAA, via the coding sequence ATGAAAAAGACAGCTATCGCGATTGCAGTGGCACTGGCAGGTTTCGCTACCGTAGCGCAGGCCGCTCCGAAAGATAATACCTGGTATGCAGGTGCTAAACTGGGCTGGTCTCAGTTCCATGACACTGGCTGGTATAACGACGCTCTGAACAACGACGGCCCAACTCACGAAAGCCAGCTGGGCGCAGGCGCGTTCGGTGGTTATCAGGTTAACCCGTACGTTGGCTTCGAAATGGGCTACGACTGGCTGGGCCGCATGCCTTACAAAGGCGACAACGTTAACGGTGCTTTCAAAGCACAGGGCGTTCAGCTGACTGCTAAACTGGGCTACCCAGTAAATGACGCTGTAGACATCTACACCCGTCTGGGCGGCATGGTATGGCGTGCAGACTCCAGCAACAGCATCGCTGGCGACGACCACGACACTGGCGTATCTCCAGTATTCGCAGGTGGCGTTGAGTGGGCAATGACCCGTGACGTTGCTACCCGTCTGGAATACCAGTGGGTTAACAACATCGGCGACGGCAACACCGTTGGTGTTCGTCCAGACAACGGCATGCTGAGCGTAGGTGTTTCCTACCGTTTCGGCCAGCAGGAAGAAGCAGCGCCAATCGTTGCTCCAGCTCCAGCACCAGCTCCAGAAGTACAGACCAAGCACTTCACTCTGAAGTCTGACGTTCTGTTCAACTTCAACAAAGCAACCCTGAAACCAGAAGGTCAGCAGGCACTGGATCAGCTGTACACCCAGCTGAGCAACCTGGATCCTAAAGATGGTTCCGTAGTGGTTCTGGGCTACACCGACCGTATCGGTTCTGACGCTTACAACCAGGGTCTGTCCGAGAAACGTGCTCAGTCCGTTGTTGACTACCTGATCTCTAAAGGTATCCCGGCTAACAAGATCTCCCCACGTGGTATGGGCGAATCTAACCCAGTTACCGGTTCTACCTGTGACAACGTGAAAGCTCGCGCTGCACTGATCGACTGCCTGGCACCAGATCGTCGCGTAGAGATCGAAGTTAAAGGCATCAAAGACGTTGTAACTCAGCCAGCGGCATAA
- the sulA gene encoding SOS-induced cell division inhibitor SulA, whose amino-acid sequence MYSSGYANRSTTFSSSAGKSARSSAAAYMSTGLISEVLYREDQPMMTQLLLLPLLQQLGQQDRWQLWLTPQQKLSREWVQSAGLPLTKVMQVSQMDPCHTVESMVRALRTGNYSVVIGWFTEELTETEQHRLAEAAEEGNALGFIMRPVRMNALGNGHLSGLKIHSNLYH is encoded by the coding sequence ATGTACTCTTCAGGCTATGCAAACCGTTCAACAACTTTCTCTTCTTCCGCTGGCAAAAGTGCACGGAGTTCCGCTGCTGCGTACATGTCCACCGGGCTGATTAGTGAAGTGCTTTACCGTGAAGACCAGCCCATGATGACGCAGCTGTTATTGCTGCCCCTGTTACAGCAGCTTGGTCAGCAGGATCGCTGGCAGCTGTGGCTGACGCCGCAGCAGAAATTGAGCCGTGAATGGGTACAATCCGCAGGTTTACCGCTGACTAAAGTGATGCAGGTGAGCCAGATGGATCCCTGCCATACTGTAGAATCGATGGTGAGGGCCCTGCGTACCGGGAATTACAGCGTGGTGATTGGCTGGTTTACGGAAGAATTAACCGAAACGGAACAACATCGCCTGGCCGAAGCGGCCGAAGAAGGTAACGCACTGGGCTTTATTATGCGTCCTGTTCGAATGAATGCTCTGGGCAACGGACACCTTTCTGGGCTAAAAATTCACTCGAATTTGTATCATTAA